The region GACCAGCGGGATGAGGGCCACGTGCTCGATGAGACCCTCACTCTGGGCCACATCTTCCATAAACAGAACTGGTGGGAAGGCTCCCAGGCTGAACAGAAAGATGGAAATGCAAAATGCAGTAAAGGTGCGGTCTTGAAAATACTCTCCCATCATGTGCAGGTAGTCCACATGTGGCCGGAGGCGCCTCTTGATGACCTGGACCACCTGGGAGCACACAGGCTCCACCCCTGACTCCCTGGACTCCATGGAGATCAGGAACTCCTTGACTGGGGACTTGTGGCCAGAGGCTTGTGTACTTGCGGGGTCCAGGGTGATAATAGCAGCTGGTTTGTCATACAGTGGTCCATCTTTGTGAACTAGGGCAGCCTTCTGCTTCAGGTAATAGCCTGGAAGGTCCAGTGGGCGCATGGGACCAGCACAGGCCATCAGGTTCAGTGCCAGAGCACCGACGATCAGCAGACagccgtccagtcccagcagcTCGATCAGCTCGTTCTGTGCTGTCGCATAAACAAACCCACCCACACTGGTCCCTgaggaaaaatacaaaaaaacgtCATGTGAATGTACAGACACGACTCtagatttaaccctttaaacttaTCAGTTCATGTAGATATCTGTATATAACATAATCCATTTTCCACTGCACTTTTACCTAAAATAATGGACCAAAATGTATCAAACAGAACTTGCGACTCTAGTTCTAGTTCATTTTCCACTTGCTTGAGAGACAATTGTGAAAATCGCATTTGACAGTTTAAttgttttggtcatttttgacaCTCTTGACAGTTAGACAGTGTCCTCTTCAAAATGTGTTGCAGCGGAATTAGCAGCACactgaaaagaagcagtggctgaTTTCACAAGGACCCTCAAAGATGCTCGTATTTGCCTTTGCCCTCCCAGCTTTGAAAGCATCAGCTTAAACAGAGCAGATGTAGCTAGTGGTGGAATTGGTAATGAACCAAGTTGGGAAGAAAGCTGGATAATAGTATTAGGTGTTCAAATAgatattaaagcatttttatgtgacatataattgtaattcaaaatttaaaCACACTCTTATGTATAATCTTAAAGTACGTGTGAGATTTGGTTTAGATTATTTGAATatggtgattaaaaaaaatgatatatatatataatatgtgtaAAAATCTGTCATATTTAATACTATATTATACTATTGTAATAATACAATACTATATAAtaagttaccataaaatgacaaaagagagggagactgtttgaattttgaactgcaattatacaaacaaaaacactttagaATTTGTATGTATACATTATATTTTGAGGGGATGGGGCCATACCTGTGGTAACGATGCCCAGAGCCAGGCCACGCCTCTTGTCAAAATACTGGCAGGTGATAGTCAGAGTGGCTGCATAGACAAGACCACAGCCAATACctgacaacaaacaaacaaatcaacaaataatCACTTAAATACACAAGTCAGAGTATAAATCTGTATCACACTCCatcaaaacaacagcaaaaccaCATCTGATATGTGATATTTCATGAGTAATCCACGAGTTACAGTTGCTGACTACTGTTTGGACTTTTTTTTCCCTATTTCTGGAACTCCATACATTGCAAAGAccagcagtgttttttttttttgtgaatatttccttttctcagtaagagATTCTAATCAGCTCCACATCCCAAATGATGGTAGGCTTAATCCTTTCTCTGTAAGGTAAATGTTTTtaagctgtttatctgatggggacAGTTTTGGTGCTCTCCCAAGACTTTTAGGGTTGCTATGAGTCCAATATTCTTAATTCTTCATTCTCAGTTTTTAACATTTTGTAAATTGCCCTGCTGTGGGGATATTAAAACATTAGTTTTTCTTAACTTATCTTAAATTCAGTGAATGATCTTAAATCTAAACTTGCATTTAATtggcattttcattcattcatttattcatccattttctgaaaccgcttatccagttcagggtcacggtgggtccggagcctacccacggcgggaacacaccctggaagaggCATGGGCATTTTGACTAagttgtaaataaatgaagggtgatCTTTGACTGATGCAGAGTACTGTAGGGATACATTCTGTATATGACATCTTTAAAAAATGCCTAGTgaatctcacacacaaacaacacacagacaaatacacacacatccacatcaGCATTAAGTAATAACACTACAAactacagtgtaaataaatacagcatGTTCACCAATCGATTCAGGCAAAAACTACAAGCGTATAAACTTCTGAAGGTCAGAGCTgagtggagacacacacacagacacacatttgtTATGCCTGAAATAACTCGAGTCATCCTCTTGTTTCCCAGTACACTTAAGCCCTTTGAAGTGTTTAATATAATGCCTGTAGAAGCTGGAGATTCCTGAATAAAATGTGAGAATCCCCTCTGAAGGATCACGCTAAGATCTGAGCCTAGAAAGCTGTCCAGAACATTAGGGTGATCACCCTGCTTGCAAATGCCATATTATTGGGTGTTAAGAAGGAATGTTACATGACACCCACCTGCTTTTCCAGCCTCtattcttctgggaaggttttacactTCATATTGGAACACTGCTCTAAgaatttgatggtattcaggtAAATGTATCACAAGTGAGGTCATGTACAAATGTTGGAtcattagttctggatctcaagccccactccaactcatcccagacatattgaatgaatgtattctatGTAAGGATCTGTTCTCACAAAGGAAATCAAGTCAAGACTGATCACACTGATACTTCAATATTGATCCACACATAAACCAATGGATTCTCCAGCTCTCTGCTCTCTAGGCATTGcattatacattataaaaaAGGGGGCGgcgcagtggtgcagcaggtagtgtcacagtcacacagctccagggacctggatattgtgggttccagtcctgctccgggtgactgtctgtgaggagtgtggtgtgttctgcctgggtttcctgcgggtgactgtttgtgaggagtgtggtgtgttctccctgtgtctgcctgggtttcctccgggtgactgtctatgaggagtgtggtgtgttctccctgtgtctgcgtgggtttcctccaggtgactgtctgtgaggagtgtggtgtgttctccctgtatctgctggggttttccttcgggtgactgtctgtgaggagtgtggtgtgttctccctgtgtctgcgtgggtttacgcCAGATGTtccatatgttggtaggtggattggcgactcaaaatgtccataggtgtgagtgaatgtgtgagtgtgtgtccagggtgtgttcctgccttgagcccagtgatccaccgtgaccctgtattggataagtggttacagaaaatgaacaaattaattataaaaaggagaagagaagaggagaggttGTTATTGTACCAACAACGATGCCATAGGAGAAGATAAGGAAGGAGACGTTGGGGGCAAAAGCACTGAGCATAAGCCCCCCTGATACCATCACTCCGCTGAATATAGTGACTGGACGTGCTCCAAAGTTATCCACACAGGCGCAACAGAgtggacctgagagagagagagagagagagagagagagagagagagagagagagagtttatcgCATGCCTTAACATTGTTTGTAGGAGTAATATAATATCCATTAATAATGGGAATCTGGTAGTTCATGCTAATTAAATGGCTGGAGCTCTAATCATGATTGACACTGGACAAATATCTGGATAAATTTCTATAGATTCTAGAGCTGgaaacaaataatttaaaatcttGAAAGACCAATAGATTTTGATTCTCTTTTGTATAATTTAAGACACAGTCATGCTCACTCCCTCCCATTGCTAAGGCTTTGAGCATCTGAATTGAAGGACTGACACGTTACCATTGCTTTAGATTATACACTGGCctagaaataaacacaaaacaatagcACAGTAATTCTGACACTGTCTGGGTTGAGTGGCGCatgcttgtttgtgtttgtatagaAGCCACGTCTACCTAGACCTACTTTTATATGTGTGTCATCTATTGTGCTGTTGGGAGAGTTTGGTATATGGTGTCCAGAGACAGCAGTcaatattatgtgtgtgtgtgtgtgtgtgtgtttacaaagaCATATGAGAATATATTTATCCGATCTGGACTGCTGGCTGGTCAGTCAAGCAAATATACTCTTTGTCTTCTATCATTGTTCTGCTGAAATAACTATGGGCTTCCCAGGAAAAGACATGTCCTGCATCCCAGTAGTGTACTAGACACTAATACTATAATGAAACTACCATGTAATAACCCTAAGTGTGAATTTGGCAGCCTAGTACACAAATTATTAACACACTATGCAGTTTTCCTACTGAAAGGATGTGATGAACTGTTGCAATGACAATGTACCTCATATCAAACTGCAGCTGCAATGCTGTCTGCCATTTTTTACAAACACTGAAACTAATATCATCCTCCACACTGTGTAGCAGTagacagtgtaggtcataaattAAAGGCTTCTGCGTTACAATAAAACAATGCCTATTGGTTAATAAAGctatttatattataatcatGCACAAGATACAATGCAattatcctatgccaatccattagagcttcacatagtgctcaccacactctcttcctacctgccaccaccaaaattcctgctgaatcctacacctcaacactaaggtcaCTGCGGCTGTTTATGCTgttgatccgatcagcaaccagctatccttaacaactatgACTACTCATTGAGACCAGTCCATGAacacccaaaccacccactgtatcactagctcttcacaggggtcatagGACAGACACATTCTCTCAttggtgttttgctgaattaagcccaaaaaacctccagaaggctcaacagcgaagtctggcatcccagacccaagCCCTCCAAGCCAGATTTACAGTCCTATCTTACCCATTACcaacaacaactgtaaatccacactggcctccctagTGGCAAAGGCTGTACCTACCTctactggcaccgttaatgcatgctcagtgccaccagttccatgtgaaatGTACATGCTACATTACCAACAATCCCAATagcatctctacagtgcatttccccacatAATcagtgctctccttatccattATACTTATCCTTTTTGTGGCCCatttggctacaaatcctctaacacctatttccaccggtcttacatgtgcctgccacctgcgttccctcacctcagcctctaagtctgcatacttcagcttcttccttttgaatgcttcatctactgcattcTCAAATGTAACcattaactctatgaaataaactattcGTTTACTTTCAGAATAGAACAACacgtctggcctcagtgtagttaacacaatgcactctgggacctgcggCATTTTTCCTACGTCCACCAGCAATGTCCAATCTCGTGCTTCAcaccatctaccaatatttgtagcctgcaCACTTTCTTGAAAACATTCCCCCTCATGCACAAAgctaactattttattactacagccgTCAGTGCATTAACCTCTAGCCCCACTGCGGCACCCCTACCCACTTCCTTATGgccttgttcataaccctttccatcctctctacttctgtgattgaaacatcataaactgtcaatggCCATCTAATAtgaggcagtaagccaaactgcagacatcacaatttcaacttccctggcaaacatgatctatcaatgctattaatagCCTATACCAATTCAGCCTTTGTTCCCACAACTTGTTCTGTATTGTTTAGCgctgcactataccatctatgtaaactcttcactggtctctccagtactgtaGGGATAATTTCTCCTTCCATTAAAACAATTTTCTTGCCCAAGTTTTCCTTTGACAATCTACAGACTTCtagacttgcttagtttaactttcagcctagccaaccttagattatcatttaacttctcAAGCAACCGctgtgtgcaaggcacagtagtcTTTAGCGTTGTAATGTCATCCATATAAGCCCTAATTTGGGGGAGCCGAGTACTGTCATGCAACATTACCCTGCCTACAACCCACTTAGAGGCCCTAATTACTACTTCCAATGccattgtaaatgctaatggtgaaatcGTACATCCAGCCATTATCCAACCTATTTCAAATCGCTGccatgatgtaacaaattcTCCTGTAGTAAAGCAAACTGAATATCCTCAAAGTATGCTTTAACCAGCCTAATAACCTTATCTGGCACCTGGAAGAATTCAAAAGCTTTCCACATAAGTTTATTTGGCACTGAGCCATATGCATTAGCTAAATCTAGGGAAACAACATGTCCCTACCCTCTTTCttagctgtctgaatctgatgccagatcATGCTGCTATGTTCCAAACATCCTGCAAAATCAGAAACCTCTGCCTTTTGTACTGATGTATCAATTAATTTGCATGACTTCAAATAAATAGCAAGTCTCCGTGCTATTACACTAATGAAAATCTCATCCTCCACGTTAAGAAGACTTATGGGCTGAAACTATACTCACAACATCTTTCTCTTTAGTGATAAGAATACCTCCTGCTTTTCTCAACTAATTTGGAATGATCCCTTTTTTCCAAACAACAACCATCAACCTCCACAAAAACTTCAAGACTTCAGGTGCATACTTGTACACAAGATATGGCCTTCTATTAGGCCCTGGAGCAGAACCTGCCTTTGCATGATGCACCACATCTTGAACCTCACTCAATTTTGGTGGGATAACCTCAATTTGCTGCTCGATTTCACCTAATGGTGGAATATCTCATGGCAACTCTAGCTCCTTTGCCTCATGTTTATCTATATACATACCACTGAAATGGTCCTCTAATTCCCTATTTCCAACTTTTAAACTCCCAGATTTCTCCTTACCAAATAAAGTCTTCACAAAACTAAATTGATTCCTATAGAATGCTGCCATTGCATGTTCCTTCCTCAAGTTCTCTGCTCTTAACACTGCCAGCCTACACTTAAGCTTGTTCTGtagtattttaatataatttctttCCTCTTCCCCTGCTTGCCTCCACTGCTTTCTCCTGAATTAGTTTATCTATTTCTACTTGCCATCTTGACCTTACTGTGTCTTGTGCCCTTTGCTTTTTCAGCAACATACCAAACCTTGCAATTCCATATTCGTAAATAACTATACCTAAACTATACAATTTCTTCTCTGCTAATCCCTTCAAACCAGCCACTATACCCACTATACATTTCAAATCATCATTTATACATTTCCACCCTATGCAGCTGGCCATTTTACCTTTATTCTCTGCCCaattcctttctctttcctctGGTTAACATTAGATTCACCTTCCTGTACATTTGTGCTGGTGTTCTCGGTAGTAGCAGAGGTGTTGATATCCTGTGAACTGTGGTGAGTAACCTGTCGCTGGACTTCAGCTGACTGATTTGAACAACCCCGTAACAAGTACCCTTGATGAATCCTCAGACCTCTTACTGATGTCACCTTTTCCCATCCGCACACACAATCCTGCAACCTTTTTCCATTTCATTACCATACACAAAGATTGACTCTACCTCATGTGTACACAACTTTGATATTTGAAACTGTACTACGTGCTACATACTTAAACATTAGTGAGAACAAATATTAAGTGTGCAATTGGGACCGTGAAATTCCTGAACCACTAAAGACTTATAGTCACCCACTGCCTAAACACAGAGTCAGAGGCCAATTTctcatataaaaaatgtataagagATCCAGTTCTAAACAATGGTTGgtctctccaaaatagtaactttacacacacacacacacaagttcagCCTTTCATTCATGCTTTTTCTCCAGCCCTTTTGCAATGACGGCACTATTCGATTTTGTCTGGTAATAAACCTGACACCTATTAtatgtgcacatgcacacacacacaaacacacacagaaacacacacacacacacacacacacacctgctgttAACTCACAGTAACATGAAACTATAATATCTGACCTTCTGTACAAATACGCAGGGTTGTTTACTGTTTACCTTCCATCacattctgtctgtctctctctctgtatctctgtctcctttctctctatctctgtttctctctcttcactgaATCAAACTAAGCAGCCCTGAAACTGAGCTGCACAGAACAAAACCACATTAAACTTAACTGAGCTGACCTAAATTGAATTTACAAAGTTAAACTGAActaaactgaattaaaatgaattgaattcAACTGAATTAAATTGAAGCTCTTTTTCCCAGATGCTGATTCTTTGCCTAGTCTTAAAACTAAGGATCAGCTCCCTGTCCCTGTCTGTttctcagtctctgtctctctctgtctccctgtatctgtctttctgtctctcctgaTTCAGCATGACATTTTCTTTTGCTCAGTAAGACCACACACATAACTGAACTCTGgctgaactctgtgtgtgtgtgtgtgtgtgtgtgtgtgtgtgtgtgttgtacagatCAAACACACAGTGATGAGTGGTCAGGGCGCTGAATATCCTAGTGGGGCTTATCAGATCCAGACTAACACTCTGTGCTGACTGGCTAGTGTTTTCTAATATCAGAAATAAACGGTATAACAAAATATGCATTTCCAGCTGTTACAAATGAGGATGGGTTCTAGATATTTAGGTAGAATTAATGTGCACTGAGTTTACTGTTTCCAGGGAGTCCTGAGAAAGGtaaatcatctctctctctctctctctctctctgaactttACACGGCTCCACTATCAAGTGCATTGTGCAGACAGAGCAGAAGACTTTACTGCAGTAAATCTCTCTTTATTGCATCAACTGGTTCAAACCAGTCTTGGAACACAGTTTAATAAACACACTCT is a window of Hoplias malabaricus isolate fHopMal1 chromosome 1, fHopMal1.hap1, whole genome shotgun sequence DNA encoding:
- the slc16a9a gene encoding monocarboxylate transporter 9a produces the protein MAAGSLDGGWSWVIVLSSFLAQLLAFGSPQSVGVLYPEWLSTFNEGKGMTAWVGSMVSGVALITSPLCCACVDNFGARPVTIFSGVMVSGGLMLSAFAPNVSFLIFSYGIVVGIGCGLVYAATLTITCQYFDKRRGLALGIVTTGTSVGGFVYATAQNELIELLGLDGCLLIVGALALNLMACAGPMRPLDLPGYYLKQKAALVHKDGPLYDKPAAIITLDPASTQASGHKSPVKEFLISMESRESGVEPVCSQVVQVIKRRLRPHVDYLHMMGEYFQDRTFTAFCISIFLFSLGAFPPVLFMEDVAQSEGLIEHVALIPLVSIVAVATGIGKLVLGALVDMRWVSGLHLYALTLIGSGVALLLMPAWKSYLGLQVLSAALGFFSGNWSLTSYITTRIVGIERLGQAHGVLMCFGGFGITLGPPVVGWFFDWTQSYDLAFFFSGSCVVLGGIVLFLATLPCWDQGEKESNVIAVETEKENTSACDKVASVA